A genomic segment from Micromonospora echinaurantiaca encodes:
- a CDS encoding Acg family FMN-binding oxidoreductase has protein sequence MDTAYTVEQLRDAVTDAVRAPSLHNTQPWRFRLRDGGIEVLVDATRRLPATDPSGWGVRIACGAALFNLRLALAVAGTPARVRLRPYPAEPDVVARLVPDVPRRPTPAEQSLHAAIPRRFSNRAPFWPDPVPADARWRLAEAARAELCWLELLIGVSAVNAFAEIARSAHRVLERDPAYRAERTDWVRTEPAPDGVPAAAGGPQSEPQDLLPSRGFGGLNRAPGRDFEPEPLVAVLGSAGNTAVDQVVAGQALQRVLLTATDSGLSASMLSQPIEVPGAREQLRLSLGRFGTPQMVLRIGYGQPGSPTPRRDVDEVLELPVHP, from the coding sequence ATGGACACCGCCTACACCGTCGAGCAGCTGCGCGATGCCGTGACCGACGCGGTACGGGCGCCGTCGCTGCACAACACCCAGCCGTGGCGGTTCCGCCTGCGCGACGGCGGCATCGAGGTGCTCGTCGACGCGACCCGGCGGCTGCCGGCCACCGACCCGAGCGGCTGGGGCGTCCGGATCGCCTGCGGGGCGGCCCTGTTCAACCTGCGGCTCGCGCTGGCCGTGGCGGGCACCCCGGCCCGGGTGCGGCTGCGCCCCTACCCTGCGGAGCCGGACGTGGTGGCCCGGCTGGTGCCCGACGTGCCCCGCCGACCCACCCCGGCGGAGCAGAGCCTGCACGCCGCCATCCCCCGCCGGTTCAGCAACCGGGCGCCGTTCTGGCCGGACCCGGTGCCGGCCGACGCCCGGTGGCGGCTCGCCGAGGCGGCCCGGGCCGAGCTGTGCTGGCTGGAGCTGCTGATCGGGGTCAGCGCGGTGAACGCCTTCGCCGAGATCGCCCGCAGCGCCCACCGGGTGCTCGAACGGGACCCCGCCTACCGGGCGGAACGCACCGACTGGGTGCGCACCGAGCCCGCACCGGACGGGGTGCCGGCCGCCGCCGGCGGCCCGCAGAGTGAGCCGCAGGACCTGCTGCCGTCCCGTGGCTTCGGCGGGCTGAACCGGGCCCCGGGGCGCGACTTCGAACCGGAGCCGCTGGTCGCCGTGCTGGGCTCGGCCGGCAACACGGCGGTGGACCAGGTGGTCGCCGGGCAGGCGTTGCAGCGGGTGCTGCTCACCGCGACCGACTCCGGGCTGTCGGCGTCGATGCTGTCGCAGCCGATCGAGGTGCCGGGGGCCCGGGAGCAGTTGCGGCTGTCGCTGGGCCGGTTCGGCACCCCACAGATGGTGCTGCGGATCGGCTACGGCCAGCCGGGCTCGCCGACGCCCCGCCGCGACGTCGACGAGGTGCTGGAACTGCCGGTCCACCCGTGA
- a CDS encoding sensor histidine kinase has translation MLWVERLFEERYTAIRLTLVSLTGVGYLVLTPAGSTMSSLDRGLAVGVLLFGYSGIWSPFTVVCGVSVAFAVGYLFGADNDAVPSVALAWAMFELGARRSGWQVWTGLVVGLTGSMLSDYDELIDVALTVLYAAAAAVVAPLLLGLHVRALGELNRQAADRARQEVSRVRAEERTAIARELHDLVAHHVASIVLRVAVARNVLPLDDPRVRQVLDDVHATGSGALTDLRRLVAVLRDPGSAREVTFVDPEGLPVALRTAVDRSHRIGLQVQADIDPDVVRLDSRTALAVLRLTQEGLANVAKHAGPAARARLSIQVDDDRVEFELRDSGGPAGSAPNGPAGHGLVGLRERVEVLGGRLDAGPAGTGWRLSARVPTGVAA, from the coding sequence ATGCTCTGGGTGGAGCGGCTGTTCGAGGAGCGGTACACCGCGATCCGGCTCACCCTGGTGAGCCTGACCGGGGTCGGCTACCTCGTCCTGACCCCGGCCGGCAGCACCATGAGTTCGCTCGACCGGGGGCTCGCGGTCGGCGTCCTGCTCTTCGGCTACTCCGGGATCTGGTCCCCGTTCACCGTCGTCTGTGGCGTGTCCGTCGCGTTCGCGGTGGGTTACCTGTTCGGCGCGGACAACGACGCCGTCCCTTCGGTCGCGCTGGCCTGGGCGATGTTCGAGCTGGGCGCCCGCCGCTCCGGCTGGCAGGTGTGGACCGGCCTGGTGGTCGGTCTCACCGGCAGCATGCTCTCCGACTACGACGAGCTGATCGACGTGGCGCTCACCGTCCTCTACGCCGCGGCCGCCGCGGTGGTGGCGCCGCTGCTGCTCGGCCTGCATGTGCGGGCGCTGGGTGAGCTGAACCGGCAGGCCGCCGACCGAGCCCGGCAGGAGGTGTCCCGGGTCCGCGCCGAGGAACGCACCGCCATCGCCCGGGAGCTGCACGACCTGGTGGCGCATCACGTGGCCTCGATCGTGCTCCGGGTAGCGGTGGCCCGCAACGTGCTGCCGCTGGACGATCCCCGGGTCCGGCAGGTCCTCGACGACGTGCACGCGACCGGCTCCGGGGCGCTGACCGACCTGCGCCGGCTGGTGGCCGTGCTGCGCGATCCCGGCTCGGCCCGGGAGGTCACCTTCGTCGACCCGGAGGGGCTGCCGGTGGCCCTGCGTACCGCGGTGGACCGCAGCCACCGGATCGGCCTGCAGGTGCAGGCGGACATCGACCCGGACGTGGTCCGGCTGGATTCCCGTACCGCGCTGGCCGTGCTGCGGCTGACCCAGGAAGGGCTGGCCAACGTGGCCAAGCACGCCGGCCCGGCGGCCCGGGCCCGACTGTCGATCCAGGTCGACGACGACCGGGTGGAGTTCGAGCTGCGCGACTCCGGCGGCCCGGCCGGCTCGGCGCCCAACGGGCCGGCCGGGCACGGGCTGGTCGGCCTGCGGGAGCGGGTCGAGGTCCTCGGTGGCCGGCTCGACGCCGGCCCGGCGGGCACCGGCTGGCGGTTGAGCGCGCGGGTGCCCACGGGTGTGGCCGCGTGA
- a CDS encoding NADPH-dependent F420 reductase codes for MKIAVLGTGMVGQALAGRLADLGHQVTVGTRDVAATLATTTPDGMGNPPYAAWAAGHPQVRLAAFADAAAGAELLVNATSGAVSIAALRAAGADNLAGKILIDLANPLDFGNGFPPTLFVKDTDSLGEQIQAAFPQLRVVKALNTLTAALMVEPKALAGGDHSVFVSGNDAEAKKTVTGILTSFGHTDVVDLGDITTARGTELLLPLWLRLMGALDTPLFNLKVVR; via the coding sequence ATGAAGATCGCGGTTCTCGGCACCGGAATGGTCGGTCAGGCGCTGGCCGGCCGCCTCGCGGACCTGGGCCACCAGGTCACCGTCGGCACCCGCGACGTCGCCGCGACGCTGGCCACGACCACCCCGGACGGGATGGGCAACCCGCCCTACGCCGCGTGGGCCGCCGGCCACCCGCAGGTCCGGCTCGCCGCCTTCGCCGACGCGGCAGCCGGTGCCGAGCTGCTGGTCAACGCCACGTCCGGGGCGGTGTCCATCGCGGCGCTGCGGGCCGCCGGTGCCGACAACCTGGCCGGCAAGATCCTCATCGACCTGGCCAACCCGCTGGACTTCGGCAACGGGTTCCCACCCACCCTGTTCGTCAAGGACACCGACAGCCTCGGCGAGCAGATCCAGGCCGCCTTCCCGCAGCTGCGCGTGGTCAAGGCCCTCAACACGCTCACCGCGGCGCTGATGGTCGAGCCGAAGGCCCTCGCCGGCGGCGACCACTCGGTCTTCGTGTCCGGCAACGACGCCGAAGCCAAGAAGACGGTCACCGGCATCCTGACGTCCTTCGGCCACACCGACGTCGTCGACCTCGGCGACATCACCACCGCCCGCGGCACCGAGCTGCTGCTGCCGCTCTGGCTGCGCCTGATGGGCGCGCTGGACACCCCGCTGTTCAACCTCAAGGTCGTCCGCTGA
- a CDS encoding TetR/AcrR family transcriptional regulator, producing the protein MTKPAQPARERILDTAFRLFYAHGPRGVGVDTVIAESGVAKATLYKHFPRKDDLVLAYLDKVDQTWFGQLRAAARAGSDDPRDQLVDMFDALASACRREGYHGCAFINTAAESEAGGDVHARTVEHKRVVLVWVTDLARRAGAADPARLARQLTLLLDGGLSAGVLDADPEIPETAKAAARVLVDAACR; encoded by the coding sequence GTGACCAAGCCAGCCCAGCCCGCGCGCGAGCGGATCCTCGACACGGCGTTCCGGCTGTTCTACGCCCACGGGCCCCGCGGCGTCGGCGTCGACACCGTCATCGCCGAGTCCGGCGTGGCCAAGGCGACCCTGTACAAGCACTTCCCCCGCAAGGACGACCTCGTCCTGGCGTACCTGGACAAGGTCGACCAGACCTGGTTCGGGCAGCTACGCGCCGCGGCCCGCGCCGGCAGCGACGACCCACGCGACCAGCTGGTCGACATGTTCGACGCGCTCGCCTCGGCGTGCCGGCGCGAGGGCTACCACGGCTGCGCGTTCATCAACACCGCCGCCGAGAGCGAGGCCGGCGGCGATGTGCACGCCCGCACCGTCGAGCACAAGCGGGTGGTGCTGGTCTGGGTGACCGACCTGGCCCGCCGGGCCGGCGCCGCCGACCCGGCACGGCTGGCCCGCCAGCTGACCCTGCTGCTCGACGGCGGACTGTCCGCCGGTGTGCTGGACGCGGATCCGGAAATCCCCGAGACCGCCAAGGCCGCGGCCCGCGTGCTGGTCGACGCCGCCTGCCGATGA
- a CDS encoding response regulator, which translates to MIRVLLVDDQQLVRAGLRMLCDSVPDMEVVGEAADGAAAVRLAEQLRPDVVLMDLRMPGVDGTTATARILASRPATRVVVLTTFDDDDHLYPALAAGACGFLVKDTSPAELLDGVRRAAAGDSPFSQAVLRRLVEQAVHTQANRAPVAAPAGVTERERDVLALVGQGLSNPEIAARLHLGVTTVKTHVANLMTKTGSANRVQLAVYAATGADRR; encoded by the coding sequence GTGATCCGGGTGCTGCTCGTCGACGACCAGCAACTGGTCCGTGCCGGCCTGCGGATGCTGTGCGACTCGGTGCCGGACATGGAGGTGGTCGGCGAGGCCGCCGACGGGGCGGCCGCGGTCCGGCTCGCCGAGCAGCTCCGCCCGGACGTGGTGCTGATGGACCTGCGGATGCCCGGCGTCGACGGCACCACGGCCACCGCCCGGATCCTGGCGAGCCGGCCGGCCACCCGGGTGGTGGTGCTGACCACCTTCGACGACGACGACCACCTGTACCCGGCGCTGGCGGCGGGCGCCTGCGGCTTCCTGGTCAAGGACACCAGCCCGGCCGAGCTGCTGGACGGGGTGCGGCGGGCAGCCGCCGGGGACAGCCCGTTCAGCCAGGCCGTGCTGCGCCGCCTGGTCGAGCAGGCGGTGCACACCCAGGCGAACCGGGCCCCGGTGGCGGCGCCGGCGGGGGTCACCGAGCGCGAGCGCGACGTGCTCGCGCTGGTCGGGCAGGGGTTGTCCAACCCGGAGATCGCCGCCCGGCTGCACCTCGGCGTCACCACCGTGAAGACCCACGTGGCGAACCTGATGACCAAGACCGGCAGCGCCAACCGGGTGCAGCTGGCCGTCTACGCCGCGACCGGCGCGGACCGCCGGTGA
- a CDS encoding sensor histidine kinase, with protein sequence MAANAPNPRPELPATPSLGLSPLSRVRLDELLQEMLDRVGEVVTSRERLRALLDAVVGIGTDLDLRSTLQRIVEAACELAGARYGALGVIGADRMLHDFITYGIDAELHAKIGDLPHGRGVLGLLIDDPRPVRMPDITQHPNSYGFPPHHPPMHSFLGVPVRIRDQVFGNLYLAEKQDAAEFTDDDEEIVVALAAAAGVAIENARLYALAHQRERWLAATAEITSVLLGEVRRTDALALVARRAREVAEAELALVLLYDPDAGQFTVEVVDGAGDQAGALVGTALPAAETSFAAAVAEGRHDVVDNLAHAAPWPALLHTGPAVVSPLATADTLHGVLVIAHRSDHLPSGIDDQALAQLGSFAGQAALAMERARGQEERELLVVLEDRERIARDLHDVVIQRLFATGLQLQSAAPMAAKPEIAKRINAAVDDLDATIKDIRRTIFELRTPMSAALRTEIREAVEVAAESLGYRPSLELAGPIDSAVPDAVRPDLTAVLREALSNAVRHAQADRVAVAVRVDAGQVSVTVTDNGVGCDPAAGRGGLVNLRERAERHGGVFEVRPASPRGTELHWSVPLRD encoded by the coding sequence ATGGCCGCCAACGCACCGAACCCCCGGCCGGAGCTCCCGGCGACGCCCTCGCTCGGGCTGAGCCCGCTGTCCCGGGTCCGCCTCGACGAGCTGCTGCAGGAGATGCTCGACCGGGTCGGCGAGGTGGTCACCAGCCGCGAGCGGCTGCGGGCGCTGCTGGACGCGGTGGTCGGCATCGGCACCGACCTGGATCTGCGCAGCACCCTGCAGCGGATCGTCGAGGCGGCGTGCGAGCTGGCCGGGGCCCGCTACGGCGCGCTCGGCGTGATCGGCGCCGACCGGATGCTGCACGACTTCATCACCTACGGCATCGACGCCGAGCTGCACGCCAAGATCGGTGACCTGCCGCACGGGCGGGGCGTGCTGGGCCTGCTCATCGACGACCCCCGCCCGGTGCGGATGCCGGACATCACCCAGCACCCCAACTCGTACGGCTTCCCGCCGCACCACCCGCCGATGCACAGCTTCCTCGGCGTGCCGGTGCGCATCCGCGACCAGGTCTTCGGCAACCTCTACCTGGCCGAGAAGCAGGACGCCGCCGAGTTCACCGACGACGACGAGGAGATCGTGGTCGCGCTGGCCGCCGCGGCCGGCGTGGCGATCGAGAACGCCCGCCTGTACGCCCTGGCCCACCAGCGGGAACGCTGGCTCGCCGCGACCGCCGAGATCACCTCGGTGCTGCTCGGCGAGGTGCGCCGCACCGACGCGCTGGCGCTGGTGGCCCGCCGGGCCCGCGAGGTGGCCGAGGCCGAGCTGGCGCTGGTGCTGCTCTACGACCCCGACGCCGGCCAGTTCACCGTCGAGGTCGTCGACGGGGCCGGCGACCAGGCCGGGGCGCTGGTCGGCACCGCGCTGCCGGCCGCCGAGACCAGCTTCGCCGCGGCCGTCGCCGAGGGCCGGCACGACGTGGTCGACAACCTCGCGCACGCCGCGCCCTGGCCGGCACTGCTGCACACCGGCCCGGCGGTGGTCTCCCCGCTAGCCACCGCGGACACCCTGCACGGCGTGCTGGTGATCGCGCACCGGTCCGACCACCTGCCGTCCGGCATCGACGACCAGGCGCTCGCCCAGCTCGGCAGCTTCGCCGGGCAGGCGGCGCTGGCCATGGAGCGGGCCCGGGGCCAGGAGGAGCGGGAGCTGCTGGTCGTCCTGGAGGACCGCGAGCGGATCGCCCGCGACCTGCACGACGTGGTCATCCAGCGGCTCTTCGCCACCGGCCTGCAACTGCAGAGCGCCGCCCCGATGGCGGCGAAGCCGGAGATCGCCAAGCGGATCAACGCGGCGGTCGACGACCTGGACGCCACCATCAAGGACATCCGCCGCACCATCTTCGAGCTGCGCACGCCGATGAGCGCGGCGCTGCGCACCGAGATCCGGGAGGCGGTCGAGGTGGCCGCCGAGTCGCTCGGCTACCGGCCCAGCCTGGAGCTGGCCGGCCCGATCGACAGCGCCGTGCCGGACGCGGTCCGCCCGGACCTCACCGCCGTGCTGCGGGAGGCGCTGTCCAACGCGGTACGCCACGCCCAGGCCGACCGGGTGGCGGTCGCCGTCCGGGTCGACGCCGGGCAGGTGTCGGTCACCGTCACCGACAACGGGGTGGGCTGCGACCCGGCCGCCGGCCGGGGCGGGCTGGTCAACCTGCGCGAACGCGCCGAACGGCACGGCGGCGTGTTCGAGGTGCGCCCGGCCAGCCCGCGCGGGACCGAACTGCACTGGTCCGTCCCCCTCCGCGACTGA
- a CDS encoding arsenate reductase/protein-tyrosine-phosphatase family protein encodes MAPSSPDAPAFLYLAAHPLRWRLLTALAAGDYRVRELVRLVGEPQNLVSYHLRLLRDSGLVIATRSSFDGRDSYYHLDLDHCARALAGIGTALHPALHREAALPPVDPRRSPRLDVLFVCTGNSARSPIAEALLGHRAGSQVTVLSAGTRPRPRLHPYAVRVLRDTFGIDITGQQPRHLDTVTGRRYDYVITLCDKAREVCPDFAAEPRRMHWSVPDPTTTGDTSDPDYSAFQRAATDIDTRVRHLLPLLSATRPAKETAS; translated from the coding sequence ATGGCGCCATCGAGCCCCGATGCCCCGGCGTTCCTCTACCTGGCCGCCCATCCGCTGCGCTGGCGGCTGTTGACCGCACTCGCGGCTGGTGACTACCGCGTCCGGGAGCTCGTAAGGCTGGTGGGCGAGCCACAGAACCTGGTGTCCTACCACCTTCGACTGCTGCGTGACAGCGGGCTCGTCATCGCCACGCGCAGCAGCTTCGACGGCCGGGACAGCTACTACCACCTCGATCTGGACCACTGCGCCCGGGCGCTGGCCGGTATCGGAACGGCCCTGCACCCGGCGCTGCACCGGGAAGCAGCGCTCCCTCCCGTGGACCCGCGGCGCTCACCGCGTCTCGATGTGCTGTTCGTGTGCACCGGCAACAGCGCGCGGTCGCCGATCGCCGAGGCCCTGCTGGGCCATCGAGCCGGTAGCCAGGTGACGGTTCTCAGCGCCGGCACCCGGCCGAGACCAAGGCTCCATCCCTACGCCGTACGGGTGCTGCGCGACACCTTCGGCATCGACATCACCGGACAACAGCCCCGGCACCTCGATACGGTGACCGGCCGCCGGTACGACTACGTGATCACCTTGTGCGACAAGGCCCGCGAGGTCTGCCCCGACTTCGCAGCCGAGCCTCGGCGGATGCACTGGAGCGTTCCCGACCCCACGACGACCGGCGACACCAGCGACCCCGACTATTCCGCTTTCCAGCGCGCCGCGACCGACATCGACACCCGCGTCAGACATCTGCTGCCCCTGCTCAGCGCCACCCGGCCCGCGAAGGAGACCGCGTCATGA
- a CDS encoding ArsR/SmtB family transcription factor, whose amino-acid sequence MVSIGLSAAGVARIRFAVSCLWEVAAGVRVLREPGRHAVHLPWVRRVRPRLAEAGLLGPDGLLWQLIPAAPGYFPDFLTPPPAGLNPDLAAELAVLRATPAATVRAQLDLGPGDRPPAVAALYADPEAGLRRLAGEIEAYWRLAVAADWPRIRVLLDAEVFARARRLAEDGVAALLNDLHEWVRWEDDTLRIAQRHCAAPDVPAGGALVLVPSVFVWPSVLSVAAGDAPQLSYPARGVGTLWESPAGTPGALAAVLGPGRARLLAELAAPTAGGELARRTGMSPAGVSQHLTTLRAAGLVTTHRQGRTLLSVRTEVAEALLAAAG is encoded by the coding sequence GTGGTCTCGATCGGGCTGTCCGCGGCCGGCGTCGCCCGGATCCGCTTCGCCGTCTCCTGCCTCTGGGAGGTGGCCGCCGGCGTCCGGGTGCTCCGCGAGCCCGGCCGCCACGCCGTGCATCTGCCCTGGGTGCGCCGGGTGCGGCCACGCCTCGCGGAGGCCGGGTTGCTCGGCCCGGACGGGCTGCTCTGGCAGCTGATCCCGGCCGCACCCGGCTACTTCCCCGACTTCCTCACCCCGCCGCCGGCCGGGCTCAACCCCGACCTGGCCGCCGAGCTGGCGGTGCTGCGGGCCACCCCCGCCGCGACCGTACGCGCGCAGCTCGACCTCGGTCCCGGCGACCGGCCGCCCGCGGTGGCCGCCCTGTACGCCGACCCGGAGGCGGGCCTGCGCCGGCTGGCCGGGGAGATCGAGGCATACTGGCGGCTCGCGGTGGCCGCCGACTGGCCCCGGATCCGGGTGCTGCTCGACGCCGAGGTGTTCGCCCGGGCCCGCCGGCTGGCCGAGGACGGCGTCGCCGCGCTCCTCAACGACCTGCACGAGTGGGTCCGCTGGGAGGACGACACGCTGCGCATCGCCCAGCGGCACTGCGCCGCCCCCGACGTACCCGCCGGTGGCGCCCTCGTGCTGGTCCCCTCGGTCTTCGTCTGGCCGTCGGTGCTCAGCGTCGCCGCCGGGGACGCCCCGCAGCTCAGCTACCCGGCCCGCGGGGTCGGCACGCTCTGGGAGAGCCCGGCGGGCACCCCCGGGGCGCTGGCCGCGGTGCTCGGGCCGGGGCGGGCCCGGCTGCTGGCCGAACTGGCCGCGCCGACCGCCGGCGGGGAGCTGGCCCGGCGGACCGGGATGTCCCCGGCCGGGGTGTCGCAGCACCTCACCACGCTCCGCGCGGCCGGGCTGGTGACCACCCACCGGCAGGGCCGGACGCTGCTCAGCGTCCGCACCGAGGTCGCCGAGGCGCTGCTCGCCGCCGCCGGTTGA
- a CDS encoding response regulator, translating into MIRVFLLDDHEVVRRGLADLLTSSGDIEVVGESGSAQEAARRIPALRPDVAILDARLPDGNGIDVCRDVRAVDSSIKGLILTSYEDDEALFAAIMAGAAGYVLKQIRGTDLVDAVRRVAAGQSLLDPAITTRVLERIRSGVEQPRELKDLTDQERRILEYVAEGLTNREIAGKMFLAEKTVKNYVSSVLAKLGLERRTQAAVLATRLLGKTTH; encoded by the coding sequence ATGATCCGGGTGTTCCTCCTCGACGACCACGAGGTCGTCCGTCGTGGCCTTGCCGACCTGCTGACCAGCAGCGGTGACATCGAAGTGGTCGGCGAGTCTGGCTCCGCCCAGGAGGCGGCGCGGCGGATCCCGGCGCTGCGGCCGGACGTGGCCATCCTCGACGCCCGGCTGCCCGACGGCAACGGCATCGACGTGTGCCGCGACGTCCGGGCCGTGGACTCCTCGATCAAGGGTCTGATCCTCACCTCGTACGAGGACGACGAGGCGCTGTTCGCGGCGATCATGGCCGGCGCGGCCGGCTACGTGCTCAAGCAGATCCGCGGCACCGACCTGGTCGACGCGGTACGCCGGGTGGCGGCCGGGCAGTCGCTGCTCGACCCGGCGATCACCACCCGGGTGCTGGAGCGGATCCGCAGCGGCGTCGAGCAGCCCCGGGAGCTGAAGGACCTCACCGACCAGGAGCGGCGGATCCTGGAGTACGTGGCCGAGGGGCTCACCAACCGGGAGATCGCCGGCAAGATGTTCCTGGCCGAGAAGACGGTCAAGAACTACGTCTCCAGCGTGCTGGCCAAGCTGGGCCTGGAGCGCCGCACGCAGGCCGCCGTCCTGGCCACCCGCCTGCTCGGCAAGACCACCCACTGA
- a CDS encoding isocitrate lyase/PEP mutase family protein produces MSDQHSRAELFRSLHTAASPLVLVNAWDVASARIVAAAGARAVATTSAGVAWSLGAPDGDALGREAAVDLVRRVAAAVPVPVSADIESGYGANPAEVGETARAVIAAGAVGVNIEDARYDGGPVLRDVDDQCARIAAVRAAADAAGVPVFVNARTDTFLWGVDGVAGTVARARAYLAAGADGVFVPGVVDPETIRALVTGVSAPVNVLAGPGAPAVPELARLGVARVSLGSAVAEAAYAVARRAADEAFGPGTYQTLAGGFDYGALNSLMR; encoded by the coding sequence GTGAGCGATCAACACAGCCGAGCAGAGCTCTTCCGTTCCCTGCACACCGCCGCGTCGCCGCTGGTCCTGGTCAACGCCTGGGACGTGGCCAGCGCCCGGATCGTGGCCGCCGCCGGCGCCCGCGCGGTGGCCACCACCAGCGCCGGCGTGGCCTGGAGCCTGGGCGCCCCGGACGGTGACGCCCTCGGCCGCGAGGCGGCCGTCGACCTGGTGCGCCGGGTCGCCGCCGCGGTGCCGGTACCGGTCTCCGCGGACATCGAGTCCGGTTACGGGGCGAACCCGGCGGAGGTTGGCGAGACCGCACGGGCGGTGATCGCGGCCGGCGCGGTCGGGGTGAACATCGAGGACGCCCGGTACGACGGTGGGCCGGTGCTGCGGGACGTGGACGACCAGTGCGCCCGGATCGCCGCCGTCCGGGCGGCCGCCGACGCCGCCGGCGTGCCGGTCTTCGTCAACGCCCGTACGGACACCTTCCTGTGGGGCGTGGACGGGGTCGCGGGGACCGTGGCGCGGGCCAGGGCGTACCTGGCCGCCGGCGCGGACGGGGTGTTCGTGCCGGGCGTGGTCGACCCGGAGACCATCCGGGCCCTGGTCACCGGCGTGTCGGCGCCGGTCAACGTGCTGGCCGGCCCGGGTGCCCCGGCGGTGCCCGAACTGGCCCGGCTGGGGGTCGCCCGGGTCAGCCTGGGCTCGGCGGTGGCCGAGGCGGCGTACGCGGTGGCCCGCCGGGCTGCCGACGAGGCGTTCGGCCCGGGGACGTACCAGACCCTCGCCGGCGGGTTCGACTACGGCGCGCTGAACAGCCTGATGCGCTGA
- a CDS encoding NAD-dependent epimerase/dehydratase family protein: protein MRLLVLGGTGFVGGATVAEAVRRGWSVTVFNRGVSGSTPEGVHRLRGDRTAPGGLAALADGEWDVVVDTWDGAPRAAGAAARALHGRVGQYVYVSSGSVYAEPVQPGSAEDAPVVDADPDATDGDYPQLKAGAERAVRQVYGDAALIARAGLILGPGEDIGRLPWWLERVARSGEVLAPGPADLPLQYVDARDLAGWLLDRGADRLGGTFNVVSRTGHTTMGELLDACIAAAGADARLRWVDPEPILAAGVVPWNDLPIWIPLGHEYRWLQERDVSRAYAAGLTCRPVAETVADTWRWLRQVGTVPPRAGRPQRAKVGLDPARESALLAGLAPA from the coding sequence ATGCGACTGCTGGTGCTGGGTGGTACGGGTTTCGTGGGCGGGGCGACGGTGGCCGAGGCGGTCCGCCGGGGCTGGTCGGTGACGGTGTTCAACCGGGGCGTCTCCGGGAGCACGCCGGAGGGCGTACACCGGCTGCGGGGTGACCGGACCGCGCCCGGCGGGCTGGCCGCGCTGGCCGACGGCGAGTGGGACGTGGTGGTGGACACCTGGGACGGCGCGCCGCGGGCGGCGGGGGCGGCGGCGCGGGCGCTGCACGGCCGGGTCGGGCAGTACGTCTACGTCTCCAGCGGGTCGGTCTACGCCGAACCGGTGCAACCGGGCTCGGCCGAGGACGCGCCCGTGGTGGACGCCGACCCCGACGCCACCGACGGCGACTACCCGCAGCTCAAGGCGGGTGCCGAGCGCGCCGTGCGGCAGGTGTACGGCGACGCCGCACTGATCGCCCGGGCCGGGCTGATCCTCGGCCCGGGGGAGGACATCGGCCGGCTGCCGTGGTGGCTGGAGCGGGTCGCCCGAAGCGGGGAGGTGCTCGCACCCGGCCCGGCCGACCTGCCCCTGCAGTACGTCGACGCGCGGGACCTGGCCGGCTGGCTGCTCGACCGGGGCGCGGACCGGCTCGGCGGGACGTTCAACGTGGTCAGCCGCACCGGGCACACCACCATGGGTGAGCTGCTCGACGCCTGCATCGCGGCCGCCGGGGCGGACGCCCGGCTGCGCTGGGTCGACCCGGAACCGATCCTGGCCGCCGGCGTGGTGCCCTGGAACGACCTGCCGATCTGGATCCCGCTCGGGCACGAGTACCGCTGGTTGCAGGAGCGCGACGTCAGCCGGGCGTACGCGGCGGGGCTGACCTGCCGCCCGGTGGCCGAGACGGTGGCCGACACCTGGCGCTGGCTGCGCCAGGTCGGCACCGTGCCGCCGCGGGCCGGGCGGCCGCAGCGGGCGAAGGTGGGGCTCGACCCGGCCCGGGAGTCGGCGCTGCTGGCCGGCCTCGCCCCGGCCTGA
- a CDS encoding DUF6458 family protein yields MGIGTSIFLIAVGAILTFALDASIGGIDLDVVGWILMAAGVLGLIMTTLIWGRRRQVVSTTEPVEPVEYRRVEERRDIAPPL; encoded by the coding sequence GTGGGTATCGGCACCAGCATCTTCCTGATCGCCGTCGGCGCGATCCTCACCTTCGCGCTGGACGCGAGCATCGGCGGCATCGACCTCGACGTGGTCGGCTGGATCCTGATGGCGGCCGGCGTGCTCGGGCTCATCATGACCACCCTCATCTGGGGCCGGCGCCGCCAGGTGGTCAGCACCACGGAGCCCGTCGAGCCGGTGGAGTACCGGCGGGTCGAGGAGCGCCGGGACATCGCTCCGCCGCTCTGA